TTGTAGGCGGCCAGGGCGACCTCGACGCTGTTGAAACGGTTGATCAAGGTTCCGAGATAGTAGGTCCCCATCTCGATGTTGGTCAGGGGGTCCCAGAGGAGGCTGTCGCCGGTCCACCGGATGTTCAGCTCCTGAGCCACCTCACGGGCGGTGGAGGGAAGCAGCTGCATCAGGCCGAGGGCCCCTTTGTCCGATACGGCGAAGGGGTCGAAGGAGCTTTCCGCCTGAATCACCGCGAAAATCATGTCGGGGCTGACCCCGTATTTCCGGCTGACCTGCTCCACCCGGGTGGCCATCCCCTCCACGGAGGCGCGGGGCAGCCGGACATGGTTGTCTTCCAGAACTTCCCGCAGGCGAATGACGGTCGCCAGGTGGGTGTTGCCGGTGCGCAACTCTTCGATCTTCTCCTTCTGGACGGCCACCAGGTTGGTCAGGCCCTCCGTGTTGTCGATGACTCGCTGATATCGGGACCCGACCATGAACCCCAGGACGATCATCAATGTCAGCGTAAGGCTATGAGTCGCGAACCGCATTGCACCCACCTCCTGCTGTCTTGGATGCTGGAAATATGGCTTTCCCAGCTCCTATGTCAAGGACAAAACAGGACTACGGCATGTCGGATTGGCTGACGATTATTCTACAACCTATTGAAAATTATTATCTTACTAGAACGGTCGATCCGGAGAGCCCTTTCAAGATTCTTTGAACCATCGCCGCAGCCTGTTGGGGTTCTGAACACTTGCAGGCCCTCCCGATGGTACCAAAGTACCCAAATCGACCCCTTTGACCTGGATGAAATCTCCGACTCGAAGGCCGGCCTTTCCCGCCGTCCCTCCCCGGACCTCGAGAACGTACCGAGCCTTGCGCATCGGAGCATAGCCGGGACAAGGATCGTGGCGGCAGGGTGGAACGTCGCTCTCGAAATAGACGACCTGAAGATCGCCGGAAAGCCAGATGAGATCGAGGGAGACGAGGCAGTTCTTCATCCAGAAAGAATGAAAATCCTCCTGATCGAACAGGAACAGCATCCCCTCCCGCCGGCCCACCTTCTGCCGGAACATGTACCCGCGGGCGTGCTCCTCGGGGGTGCGGGCGATTTCGAGCCGAACGGCGTGCCCATCGGGAAAGGTCGCCACCGGTTCGGTGGACGAGGACGGCTCCGGGCCGGCCGAGGGAGAATCGAGCCCGCAGGCTGCAGCCATCGCCAGGCCGGCGATCATTCCGGCGCGCCAGAATGCCGGCGGGGTTCGGTGCAAGCCCCGGAATCGCCAATGGACCACCCGGTCGATCTCCTTTCCCCGCGCATCCTAGCCGATTCGGGCGGGGCCCACAAACCGCTGCGACGCCTCGCGGGGCCCGGGTGACTTGGGTTTTACGATATCATCCATTATACTTCGCGCGCTCCGCGGAAATCATCACAATTCTTTCCGGAGGAAGGGTTTGCCAGCTCGTGTCGGGATCAACGGCCTGGGACGAATCGGCCGCTGTCTGGTCCGCCTCGCCTGCGAGCGCCCCGATCTCGACGTCGTGGCGGTCAACGACGTGGCGAGTCCCCAAACCCTGGCCCACCTCCTGCGGCACGACTCGACGGGGGGAGCCTGGAGATTGCCGGTCGAGGCGGGCGACGGCTGGCTGAGCATCCAGGGAAAGCGCATCCCGTGCACTGCGAGCCGCCATCCGGCCGAAGTCCCCTGGAGGGAGGCGGGAGCCGAGGTGGTGGTGGAAGCGACGGGACTCTTTCGCGACCGCCGGGGGGCTGCCGGCCACCTCGCCGCGGGGGCGCAGCGCGTGATCATCTCGGCCCCGTCGCCTGATGCCGATTTCACCGCGGTCGTCGGGGTGAATCACTATGACTACGATCCCAAGCTCCACCGAGTCCTGAGCAACGCCTCCTGCACCACGAATTGCATCGCCCCGATCCTGATGCTGATCGAGAAAGATCCGGGCATCGAGGCCGCCTCCCTCTCCACCATCCACTGCTATACCAACGACCAGCCGCTCATGGATGCGCCGCATCGCGACTTGCGGCGGGCGCGGGCCGCCGGCTTGTCGATGATCCCCACGACGACCAGCGCGGAGCTGGCGCTCGGAAAGATCTTCCCGAATCTGGCGGGCAAGATCACCTGCCTCGCGGTGCGCGTTCCGACGGCCCAGGTGTCGGCCGTCGACCTGGCGATTCTCCTGGCGCGCGACGCCGACCTGAAGGCGGTGCGCGAGACCTTCCGAGCCGCCGCGCGGGGGCCTCTCGCGAGCCTTTTTGGATACGCCGAGGAGGAGTTGGTTTCCATCGACTACCGGGGCGATTCGCGCTCCGCCGTCGTGGACGGCCCCCTTCTCGCCATGCCCTCGTCCCGCCTGCTGCGGGTCTTCGCCTGGTACGACAACGAGGTGGGGTACACACATCGCCTGGCGGACTTGATCCTTCATCTCTCCCGGGTGGCAGGAGAGGAGCGATGACCGGCCCTACCCGGAAAAAGGCTTCGGTGCGCGATCTCGACCTGCGAGGGAAGAGAGTCTTCGTGCGCGTCGATTTCAACGTCCCGCTGGAGGCGGGAAGAGTCTCCGACGACACGCGCATCCGGGCGTCGCTGCCGACGATCCGTCTGGTCCTGGAGAAGGGCGGCCGGCCGATCCTGGCGTCCCACCTCGGAAGGCCGAAAGGAAAACCGCAGCCCGAGTTCTCGCTCGCCCCCGTCACCGAAGCTCTCCGGCCCCTTCTGGGAACTCCGGTGACCTTCTCCCCGGAGTGCGTGGGGGAAGCGGCCGGCCGTCACGCCTCGGCCCTGGCCGAGGGGGAGACGCTTCTCCTGGAGAATCTGAGATTCCATCCGGGCGAGGAGAAGAACGACGAGGGCTTCGCCCGGCAGCTCGCCGCGCTCGCCGGCGCCTACGTCAACGACGCCTTCGGCAGCGCCCACCGGGCCCACGCCTCCGTCGCCGCTCTTTGCGGGCTGCTCAGGCCGGCGGCTGCCGGCCTGCTGATGGAGAAGGAGATCGATTTTCTGGGACGCCTCCTCGGCTCGACCCCGCGGCCCTACGTCGCCCTCCTGGGCGGGGCGAAGGTCTCCGACAAGATCGCCCTGGTCAGGAACCTCATGCCCAAGGTCGACACCTTTCTGATCGGCGGGGCAATGGCCTATACCTTCCTCGCTTCCCGCGGGATCGCGACCGGAGACTCCCGCGTGGAGACGGAGAGTGTCGCCGTGGCGAGCGCGATTCTGGAAGAAGCGAAGAAGGCGGGGGCGCCGATCCGTCTCCCGATCGACCATCGCGTAGCCGACTCGCTGGAGTCGCCCGGAGCGGCGCAGACCACCGAGGGGGAGGCTATCCCCTCCGGAAAGGTCGGCCTCGACATCGGTCCCCGCACCGTTGAGGTCTTCCGGGGAGAGCTTGCGTCGGCCCGCACCGTCCTGTGGAACGGCCCGGTGGGACTGTTTGAGCGGCCGCCCTTCGATGCCGGCTCCCGGGAATTGGCCGCGGCGATCGTCGCCTCCGGCGCCTTGAGCGTGGCCGGGGGGGGCGACACAGCGGCGGCGCTCGCCCGCTTCGGCCTGGCCGAGCGATTCAGCCACGTCTCCACCGGCGGGGGGGCGTCGCTCGAGTTTCTTTCCGGGCTCGAGCTCCCGGGCGTGGCGGCACTGACCGATCGGAGCTGAAGCGATGCGAGTCCCCTTCGTCATCGGCAACTGGAAGATGTCCACCACGCACGTCGAGGCGAAAGAGCTGGCCGTCCAGATCGTCGAGCGCGTCGGCGCGCTGCACGGCGTCGACGTCGTCCTGGCGCCCCCTTTCACTTCCCTTTCGGCGGTGGGGCCGGTCCTCCGGGGCCGCGGCATCGGGCTGGGGGCTCAGGACCTCCATTGGGAGGATCGGGGGGCCTTCACCGGAGCGATCTCCCACCGGATGCTGGAAGCCCTCGAATGCACTCACGTCCTCGTGGGGCATTCGGAGCGCCGCAAGCACTTCGGGGAGACCGACCACACGGTGAACCGGAAGATCCAGGCCGCCTTGCGCGGCGGGCTCCGGCCCGTCCTGTGCGTCGGCGAGGAGGAGCAGGAGCGCACCGGCGGCCGGCTGCGCGCCGTGATTCGCCGGCAGGTAAGCCAGGGACTGGAGGAGATCGACTCCGGGGCCGCCGAGCGGCTCACGATCGCCTACGAGCCGGTCTGGGCGATCGGCACGGGACGGTCCGCCACGCCGGAGGACGCCGCGGAAGCCCACGAGGTGATCCGCCGCCAGCTCGAGCGGATCTTCGGGCCGGAGCGCTCCCGGACGGTCCGGATCCTGTACGGAGGAAGCGTCACCGGAGAAAATGCCGCGGGATTCGCGGCGCGCGCCGAAGTGGACGGCGTCCTGGTCGGCGGGGCCTCGCTCGATGCGCAGAGCTTTGCCGCCATCGTCCACGCCGGCTGGGAGACGCGGCCGATCACGGGATAGGACATCTTTACGTCACGCCGGTCTCTGTGCTAAAGTTCGGGCCCGTCAAAAATCAACCGAGCTTGGAATCGCGAGGTCGGGAGAGAGACTCGAAATGATGATTGCGCTGATAGCCCTCCATATTATCGTCTGTCTGATCCTCATCATCGTTGTTCTTCTCCAGTCGGGAAAGGGAGCGGATCTGGCGGGTGCTTTCGGCGGCGGCGGGAGCCAGACGGCTCTCGGAAGCCGGGGGGCCGCCACCGTCCTCTCCAAGGCGACGACCATCGCCGCGGTTCTCTTCATGTTCACTTCGCTGGCCCTGGCCATCATGTCCTCGCGCCGGACTTCCGCGGTGCTGCAGAGCGCGCCTCCGGGGGGGCAGTCCGCTCCTTTGAAGCCTCCCGCGACGACACCGCCGGCCGGCGGACAGGCCCCCGCGACGCCTCCCTCGGGCGCCGCTCCCGGGACCTCCCAGCCCGCTCCCGGGCAGCCGGCCCCGCAGCAGCCGCCGACGGGTCAGCCGACGAAGTAGCTGCGTTGTCCTCGATTGCCGAAGTGGTGGAACTGGCAGACACACCATCTTGAGGGGGTGGCGGGTAACACC
The sequence above is a segment of the Candidatus Polarisedimenticolia bacterium genome. Coding sequences within it:
- a CDS encoding lytic transglycosylase domain-containing protein: MRFATHSLTLTLMIVLGFMVGSRYQRVIDNTEGLTNLVAVQKEKIEELRTGNTHLATVIRLREVLEDNHVRLPRASVEGMATRVEQVSRKYGVSPDMIFAVIQAESSFDPFAVSDKGALGLMQLLPSTAREVAQELNIRWTGDSLLWDPLTNIEMGTYYLGTLINRFNSVEVALAAYNQGPNRIAALQAVNASLPMEYPGRVFAALPQRN
- a CDS encoding DUF192 domain-containing protein encodes the protein MVHWRFRGLHRTPPAFWRAGMIAGLAMAAACGLDSPSAGPEPSSSTEPVATFPDGHAVRLEIARTPEEHARGYMFRQKVGRREGMLFLFDQEDFHSFWMKNCLVSLDLIWLSGDLQVVYFESDVPPCRHDPCPGYAPMRKARYVLEVRGGTAGKAGLRVGDFIQVKGVDLGTLVPSGGPASVQNPNRLRRWFKES
- a CDS encoding glyceraldehyde 3-phosphate dehydrogenase NAD-binding domain-containing protein; translation: MPARVGINGLGRIGRCLVRLACERPDLDVVAVNDVASPQTLAHLLRHDSTGGAWRLPVEAGDGWLSIQGKRIPCTASRHPAEVPWREAGAEVVVEATGLFRDRRGAAGHLAAGAQRVIISAPSPDADFTAVVGVNHYDYDPKLHRVLSNASCTTNCIAPILMLIEKDPGIEAASLSTIHCYTNDQPLMDAPHRDLRRARAAGLSMIPTTTSAELALGKIFPNLAGKITCLAVRVPTAQVSAVDLAILLARDADLKAVRETFRAAARGPLASLFGYAEEELVSIDYRGDSRSAVVDGPLLAMPSSRLLRVFAWYDNEVGYTHRLADLILHLSRVAGEER
- a CDS encoding phosphoglycerate kinase codes for the protein MTGPTRKKASVRDLDLRGKRVFVRVDFNVPLEAGRVSDDTRIRASLPTIRLVLEKGGRPILASHLGRPKGKPQPEFSLAPVTEALRPLLGTPVTFSPECVGEAAGRHASALAEGETLLLENLRFHPGEEKNDEGFARQLAALAGAYVNDAFGSAHRAHASVAALCGLLRPAAAGLLMEKEIDFLGRLLGSTPRPYVALLGGAKVSDKIALVRNLMPKVDTFLIGGAMAYTFLASRGIATGDSRVETESVAVASAILEEAKKAGAPIRLPIDHRVADSLESPGAAQTTEGEAIPSGKVGLDIGPRTVEVFRGELASARTVLWNGPVGLFERPPFDAGSRELAAAIVASGALSVAGGGDTAAALARFGLAERFSHVSTGGGASLEFLSGLELPGVAALTDRS
- the tpiA gene encoding triose-phosphate isomerase, with protein sequence MRVPFVIGNWKMSTTHVEAKELAVQIVERVGALHGVDVVLAPPFTSLSAVGPVLRGRGIGLGAQDLHWEDRGAFTGAISHRMLEALECTHVLVGHSERRKHFGETDHTVNRKIQAALRGGLRPVLCVGEEEQERTGGRLRAVIRRQVSQGLEEIDSGAAERLTIAYEPVWAIGTGRSATPEDAAEAHEVIRRQLERIFGPERSRTVRILYGGSVTGENAAGFAARAEVDGVLVGGASLDAQSFAAIVHAGWETRPITG
- the secG gene encoding preprotein translocase subunit SecG, with translation MMIALIALHIIVCLILIIVVLLQSGKGADLAGAFGGGGSQTALGSRGAATVLSKATTIAAVLFMFTSLALAIMSSRRTSAVLQSAPPGGQSAPLKPPATTPPAGGQAPATPPSGAAPGTSQPAPGQPAPQQPPTGQPTK